One genomic region from Clostridium saccharobutylicum DSM 13864 encodes:
- a CDS encoding NAD(P)-dependent oxidoreductase has translation MRNFKMTCNDIQLLDEADRCLLCKKPRCKENCPIQTSIPEIISLYKENRLREAGEILFNNNPLSAVCSLVCIHEDQCKGNCIKGIKGEPIRFHDIEYEISMKYLEEVRFENLPKDKDRIAIIGGGPAGITIAFILANKGYDVTIFDAHVKIGGVLRYGIPEYRLPKKILDTIEDRLVELGIKIRPNTLIGPVITLDRLYEDGYKAIFIGTGVWNPKTLNIKGETRGNAHFAIDYLKSPEAYRLGEKVAVIGAGNVAMDAARSAKRNGAKEVTVLYRKGFDEMSATKQEIMEAKEDGVIFNLFKSPIEITEKGIRLSSTENVTDENGKIVTKVIEGKEEFFECDSIIIAVSQTPKTNIVSNTKELNTNKWGLIITDEKGNTTRKGTFASGDVVTGAKTVVEAVVQAKTVANTIEEYCKNN, from the coding sequence ATGAGGAATTTTAAGATGACATGTAACGACATACAATTATTAGATGAAGCAGATAGATGTTTATTGTGCAAGAAACCAAGATGTAAGGAAAATTGTCCAATACAAACATCTATTCCAGAGATTATATCTCTTTATAAAGAAAATAGATTAAGAGAAGCAGGAGAAATTTTATTTAATAACAATCCACTTTCAGCAGTTTGTTCACTAGTATGTATTCATGAAGATCAATGTAAAGGTAACTGTATAAAGGGAATTAAAGGGGAACCAATAAGATTTCATGATATAGAATATGAGATATCAATGAAGTATTTAGAAGAGGTGAGATTTGAAAATTTACCAAAAGATAAAGATAGAATAGCAATAATTGGTGGAGGTCCGGCAGGAATAACAATTGCATTCATATTAGCTAATAAAGGTTATGATGTTACTATTTTTGATGCACACGTGAAAATAGGTGGAGTACTTAGATATGGTATACCAGAATACAGATTGCCTAAAAAAATACTAGATACAATTGAAGATAGACTTGTTGAATTAGGAATTAAAATTAGACCTAATACTCTTATTGGGCCAGTAATAACTCTTGATAGATTGTATGAGGATGGATATAAGGCTATATTTATTGGGACTGGAGTATGGAATCCTAAGACTTTGAATATAAAGGGAGAAACTAGAGGAAATGCACATTTTGCTATAGATTATTTAAAGTCTCCAGAAGCGTATAGATTAGGAGAAAAAGTTGCAGTTATAGGAGCTGGAAATGTTGCAATGGATGCAGCAAGAAGTGCAAAGAGAAATGGTGCTAAAGAAGTAACTGTACTTTATAGAAAAGGCTTTGATGAAATGAGTGCGACCAAACAAGAAATAATGGAAGCTAAGGAAGATGGAGTTATATTCAATTTATTCAAATCACCTATTGAAATAACAGAAAAAGGTATTAGATTATCATCTACAGAAAATGTAACAGATGAAAATGGTAAGATAGTAACTAAGGTTATTGAAGGAAAAGAGGAATTTTTTGAATGTGATTCAATAATAATTGCTGTAAGCCAAACTCCTAAAACAAATATAGTATCTAATACAAAAGAACTTAACACTAATAAATGGGGATTAATTATTACAGATGAAAAAGGAAATACAACTAGAAAAGGTACATTCGCATCTGGAGATGTAGTCACAGGAGCCAAAACAGTTGTTGAAGCAGTAGTTCAAGCTAAAACTGTAGCAAATACTATAGAAGAATATTGTAAAAATAATTAA
- a CDS encoding ArsR/SmtB family transcription factor: MENNNIDTCNCTMIHEDIISKVRECIPQEETLYDLADLFKVLGDSTRIKVLCALFQAEMCVCDIAALLGMTQSAISHQLRVLKQARLVKYKREGKVVYYSLDDDHVKRIFDQGLIHISEKK, from the coding sequence TTGGAAAATAATAATATCGATACTTGTAATTGTACAATGATTCATGAAGATATAATTAGTAAAGTTAGAGAATGTATACCACAGGAGGAGACTCTTTATGATTTAGCTGATTTGTTTAAGGTACTTGGAGATTCAACCAGAATTAAAGTATTATGTGCATTATTTCAAGCAGAAATGTGTGTTTGCGATATAGCAGCATTACTTGGAATGACTCAATCAGCAATTTCTCATCAGTTAAGAGTTTTGAAACAAGCAAGATTAGTAAAGTATAAAAGAGAAGGTAAAGTAGTTTATTATTCACTAGATGATGATCATGTTAAAAGAATCTTTGATCAAGGGTTAATTCATATATCAGAAAAAAAGTGA
- a CDS encoding PadR family transcriptional regulator, which produces MNTLSYGLLGFLSNESMSGYDLMLKMNLFWHTRHSHIYPLLAKLEEDGYVEFTLVKQNGKPDKKVYTPTKLGIQAVKEWLEKVTPEPVNKDEMMLKTYCLHILGKDQAKKSIKEREEMYHNKFISLQKRMEDLKKQADGILNTTNSSYFGRFIILNKLLSDAKSGIEWCQWVYGLYDTDNIINIFEQSPFH; this is translated from the coding sequence ATGAATACATTATCTTATGGTCTTTTAGGATTCCTATCAAACGAATCCATGTCTGGTTATGATCTAATGTTAAAAATGAATTTATTTTGGCATACTAGACATAGCCATATATATCCTTTGCTAGCCAAATTAGAAGAAGATGGATATGTAGAATTTACATTAGTAAAACAAAATGGTAAACCTGATAAAAAAGTATACACACCAACAAAACTTGGAATCCAAGCTGTAAAGGAATGGCTTGAAAAAGTTACTCCTGAACCAGTTAATAAAGATGAGATGATGCTTAAAACATATTGTTTACATATACTAGGTAAAGACCAAGCAAAAAAATCGATTAAAGAAAGAGAAGAAATGTATCACAATAAATTTATTAGTCTTCAAAAGAGAATGGAAGATCTTAAAAAACAAGCTGATGGAATTCTTAATACTACTAATTCAAGTTATTTTGGTAGATTTATTATATTAAATAAACTTTTATCTGATGCAAAATCTGGTATAGAATGGTGTCAATGGGTTTATGGTCTTTATGATACTGACAATATAATCAATATTTTTGAACAAAGTCCCTTTCATTAA
- a CDS encoding heavy metal translocating P-type ATPase — translation MTSNIKIVKGPTKAKLSNKNDIKNIKKEFILEGLGCANCANKMEQQINELEGIHSANVNFITKTLILEIKETNKVEELIKSVTNIVTNIESHVKVKEKELKKVLKKEILLEGLCCANCAAKIERECNKIEDVKCAVVDFIKAKLIIEINNPSKQNDIIENVKKIVKKIEPDVNVIVIENSNNQVQNKEENENNKSEIIRLCIGAIIFGIATVMKFSNLIELIMYLVSYLLVGGEVILRALKNISRGQVFDENFLMGIATIGAFAIGEYPEGVAVMLFYQIGEIFQDMAVDRSRKSISALMDIRPDFASLKINGDIKKVSPEEVGIGDVIIVKPGEKVPLDGKVIEGNSMVDTAALTGESVPREVGVGDSILGGVINKNGLLTIKVEKEFGDSTIAKILDLVQNASSKKSPTENFITKFARYYTPAVVFAALALAIIPPLVIDGATFSSWIYRALAFLVVSCPCALVVSIPLGFFGGIGGASKNGILVKGGNYLEALNDVEMVVFDKTGTLTKGVFKVTEIKPENNISKDELIACAAYAENYSNHPIATSILKAYGEEIIKDKIKGYEEISGYGVKVLLEGKEVLAGNYKLMDKENISYNAVETIGTVVHVSINKRYAGYIIISDEVKSDSKSAIRALKEIGVKRTVMLTGDNKAVGSKISKELGVDEVYAELLPDQKVDKLEALYNEKSPKGKIIFVGDGINDAPVLARADIGIAMGGVGSDAAIEAADVVIMTDEPSKIASAIKIAKKTRTIVMQNIIFALTIKLIILVLVAFGLGTMWEAVFGDVGVALLAVLNAMRAMKVENL, via the coding sequence ATGACAAGCAATATAAAAATAGTTAAGGGTCCAACAAAAGCAAAATTATCAAATAAAAATGATATTAAAAATATAAAGAAAGAATTTATTTTAGAAGGACTTGGATGCGCAAATTGTGCCAATAAAATGGAACAGCAAATTAATGAATTGGAAGGAATTCATTCTGCTAACGTAAATTTTATTACTAAAACTTTAATATTAGAAATAAAAGAAACTAATAAGGTAGAAGAATTAATAAAATCTGTAACTAATATAGTCACTAATATTGAATCTCATGTTAAAGTTAAAGAAAAAGAATTAAAAAAAGTTTTAAAGAAAGAGATTTTACTTGAGGGATTATGTTGTGCCAATTGTGCAGCAAAAATTGAAAGAGAATGTAATAAAATAGAGGATGTAAAATGTGCAGTAGTAGATTTTATAAAAGCAAAGCTTATTATTGAGATAAATAATCCATCAAAACAAAATGATATTATTGAAAATGTTAAAAAAATAGTAAAAAAAATTGAACCAGATGTTAATGTTATAGTAATCGAAAATTCAAATAATCAAGTTCAAAATAAAGAAGAAAATGAAAATAATAAGAGTGAAATAATTAGACTTTGCATTGGTGCAATAATTTTTGGAATAGCAACTGTTATGAAGTTTTCTAACTTAATAGAATTAATAATGTATTTGGTAAGTTATTTACTTGTAGGAGGAGAAGTTATTCTAAGAGCCTTAAAAAATATAAGCAGAGGTCAAGTGTTTGATGAAAATTTTCTTATGGGTATAGCTACTATTGGAGCATTTGCAATAGGTGAATATCCTGAAGGTGTAGCAGTTATGCTTTTCTATCAAATAGGAGAGATATTCCAAGATATGGCTGTTGATCGTTCAAGAAAATCTATTTCGGCTCTTATGGATATTAGACCTGATTTTGCAAGCTTGAAGATAAATGGTGATATTAAAAAGGTATCACCAGAAGAAGTAGGAATAGGTGATGTAATAATAGTAAAACCAGGAGAGAAAGTTCCACTAGATGGAAAAGTAATTGAAGGAAATTCAATGGTTGATACTGCTGCTTTAACTGGAGAATCAGTTCCTAGAGAAGTAGGAGTTGGAGATAGCATTTTAGGTGGAGTTATTAACAAGAATGGACTTTTAACAATAAAAGTAGAAAAAGAATTTGGAGATTCTACTATTGCAAAGATATTGGATTTAGTTCAAAATGCAAGTAGTAAAAAGTCGCCAACAGAAAATTTTATAACTAAATTTGCTAGATATTATACACCAGCCGTTGTTTTTGCAGCGTTAGCATTAGCTATAATTCCACCTCTTGTTATAGATGGGGCAACATTCTCTTCATGGATTTATAGAGCCTTAGCGTTTTTAGTTGTATCTTGTCCATGTGCTTTAGTTGTATCTATACCTCTTGGATTTTTTGGAGGAATAGGCGGGGCATCAAAGAATGGAATATTAGTTAAGGGTGGAAATTATCTTGAAGCATTAAATGATGTTGAAATGGTTGTATTTGATAAAACTGGGACACTTACAAAAGGGGTATTTAAGGTAACAGAAATAAAACCAGAAAACAATATTTCAAAAGATGAACTCATAGCTTGTGCTGCTTATGCAGAAAATTATTCTAATCATCCAATAGCAACATCTATATTAAAAGCCTATGGTGAAGAAATAATTAAAGATAAAATAAAAGGCTATGAAGAAATATCAGGTTATGGTGTTAAAGTTCTTCTTGAAGGAAAAGAGGTTCTTGCTGGTAACTATAAATTGATGGATAAAGAAAATATATCTTATAATGCAGTAGAAACTATAGGGACCGTAGTCCATGTTTCTATAAATAAAAGATATGCAGGATATATTATTATATCTGATGAAGTAAAAAGTGATTCAAAAAGTGCAATTAGAGCTTTAAAAGAAATTGGTGTTAAAAGGACAGTTATGCTTACAGGTGATAATAAAGCAGTGGGAAGCAAAATCTCAAAAGAATTAGGTGTAGATGAAGTCTATGCTGAATTATTACCAGATCAAAAAGTTGATAAGTTAGAGGCATTATATAATGAAAAGTCTCCTAAGGGGAAGATTATATTTGTAGGTGATGGAATAAACGATGCTCCAGTTTTAGCAAGAGCTGATATAGGGATAGCAATGGGCGGTGTTGGCTCAGATGCTGCAATTGAAGCAGCAGATGTAGTTATAATGACAGATGAACCTTCAAAAATAGCATCAGCTATAAAAATTGCAAAAAAGACAAGAACTATAGTAATGCAAAATATAATTTTTGCTTTGACAATTAAACTTATTATATTAGTTCTTGTAGCTTTTGGTCTTGGAACTATGTGGGAAGCTGTTTTTGGCGATGTTGGAGTAGCATTACTTGCTGTTTTAAATGCAATGAGAGCTATGAAAGTAGAAAATTTGTAG
- a CDS encoding amino acid permease yields the protein MNIFKKKSLEQMLQGAQKTDLKKNLKAKDIAAFGIGAVVGVGIFVATGEGAHAAGPAVIVSFIIAGIIACLCALCYCELSTMFPVAGSTYSYSYIVFGEIIAMIIGWCLTAEYLVACSAVASGWSGTFVGILNSFGITLPSAFITSPAKGGIVDLPAILIIAVITYILYYGMKESAKVNNIIVGIKISIIVIFVILGVTHISPANYKPFAPFGFNGIFAATAAIFFSFIGFDAISTAAEEAENPKRDIPLGIIICLIAVTVLYVAVAVVLTGMVPFQEIISENAVPGALARVGINWGAALVGTGAVLGMISTIMVVLYGQVRIFMVMSRDGLLPKIFSKVHPKHKTPYFSTLITGTIAAIIAGFLPLDIIVQFLSIGTLLSFISVSVAVIVLRKTMPNFKRIFRAPGVPVTPALSIICCVILLSRLHAKTWMGFLVWLAIGLLMYAFYGRKHSTLQKGESPDKPEDEVV from the coding sequence ATGAACATTTTTAAGAAAAAATCATTAGAACAGATGTTGCAAGGTGCACAAAAGACAGATTTAAAGAAAAATCTTAAAGCTAAAGATATAGCAGCATTTGGTATTGGAGCAGTTGTAGGTGTTGGTATCTTTGTCGCAACAGGAGAAGGGGCACATGCAGCTGGACCAGCAGTAATAGTTTCATTTATTATCGCAGGTATAATAGCATGTCTTTGTGCATTATGTTATTGTGAACTTTCAACTATGTTCCCAGTAGCAGGAAGTACATATTCTTATTCATATATAGTATTTGGTGAAATAATTGCAATGATAATTGGATGGTGTCTTACAGCGGAATACTTAGTTGCATGTAGTGCTGTTGCATCAGGATGGTCAGGTACTTTTGTTGGAATATTAAACTCATTTGGAATAACATTGCCATCAGCTTTTATTACATCACCAGCTAAAGGTGGAATAGTAGATTTACCAGCTATATTAATAATAGCGGTAATAACATATATTCTATATTATGGAATGAAGGAAAGTGCAAAAGTTAATAACATAATTGTAGGTATAAAAATTTCTATAATCGTTATATTTGTAATACTTGGAGTAACACATATAAGTCCAGCTAATTATAAACCTTTCGCTCCATTTGGATTTAATGGAATTTTTGCGGCAACAGCTGCTATATTCTTCTCATTTATAGGTTTTGATGCAATATCAACAGCTGCAGAAGAAGCTGAAAATCCTAAAAGAGATATTCCATTAGGAATTATAATTTGTTTAATAGCAGTTACAGTACTTTATGTTGCAGTTGCAGTTGTACTTACAGGAATGGTTCCTTTCCAAGAAATAATTTCTGAAAATGCAGTACCAGGTGCGTTAGCAAGAGTAGGTATAAATTGGGGTGCAGCTTTAGTAGGAACAGGAGCAGTACTTGGAATGATTTCTACTATTATGGTAGTACTTTATGGTCAAGTTAGAATATTCATGGTTATGTCAAGAGATGGACTTTTACCAAAGATATTTTCAAAAGTACATCCTAAACACAAAACACCATACTTCTCAACTTTAATAACTGGTACTATAGCAGCAATAATAGCTGGATTTTTACCATTAGATATTATTGTTCAATTTTTAAGTATAGGAACATTATTAAGCTTTATTTCAGTATCTGTTGCAGTTATAGTACTTAGAAAAACTATGCCAAACTTCAAAAGAATATTTAGAGCTCCTGGAGTTCCAGTTACTCCTGCATTATCTATAATATGCTGCGTAATTTTATTAAGCAGATTGCATGCAAAAACTTGGATGGGATTCTTAGTTTGGCTTGCAATAGGACTTTTAATGTACGCATTTTATGGAAGAAAGCACAGTACACTTCAAAAAGGAGAATCACCAGATAAACCAGAAGATGAAGTTGTATAA
- a CDS encoding alpha/beta-type small acid-soluble spore protein, translated as MTRRPLVPEAKKGLDKLKNEFENEFGIEINDSYKRNKTSRLNGHIGGSIGGLMTKKMIESYEKSLIDK; from the coding sequence ATGACTAGAAGACCTTTGGTTCCAGAAGCAAAAAAGGGATTGGATAAATTAAAAAATGAATTTGAAAACGAATTTGGTATAGAAATTAATGATAGTTATAAGCGGAATAAAACATCAAGATTAAATGGACATATTGGAGGTTCAATTGGCGGGCTAATGACTAAGAAAATGATAGAATCTTATGAAAAGAGTCTAATTGATAAATAA